CTTTTCAATCTTCTTAGTTGCTGATGCTAAAGCTTAAATTTTTGAGGCTGCCATACTTAGAGCGAAGTATTTAAATGCTTATTACTCTAGGAGTGCTATGGCAATATATGTGCTATTTTTCATTCTTAATGAATGATGAACGTTAATTATGAAATATGAACAAAGTTTCAATTTTCCAGATAATACGGTCGCGCTGTTGCGCGATTTAATAGAGTCCCGAATGGGAATTAATTATGATATTGGTGGGGAGGAAATATTAAAAGAAAAGCTTGTATCTTGCTCTTTGGAGGGGGGGTTTGATTCTTTGCTTGATTATTATTACTTTTTGAAATATGATGACTCTCCTGATGCTTGGAAGCGGCTTATGGATGCTCTGACTGTTCCTGAAACTTATTTTTGGCGGGAAATGGATCAGATTCGTGCTTTGGTTGATGTTTTGGTGCCGGCATATTTTGCCCATACCCAGTCTCAACCTCTTCGGATCTGGAGTGCAGCTTGTGCGACTGGTGAGGAGCCACTTTCTATTGCTATGGCTCTCAATGAAAAGGGATGGTTTTATCGTGCTCCTATTGAAATTTATGCTTCTGATGTTAGCCCTAAATCTTTAAATAAGGCTAAGTTAGGTGTTTATTCTGAACGCTCTTTTCGCAATTTACCTGCATTTTTACAAGAAAAATATTTTTGTTGTGCTAATGATAATAATTATGGAGGTTTTT
This portion of the Leptolyngbyaceae cyanobacterium genome encodes:
- a CDS encoding protein-glutamate O-methyltransferase CheR, whose translation is MKYEQSFNFPDNTVALLRDLIESRMGINYDIGGEEILKEKLVSCSLEGGFDSLLDYYYFLKYDDSPDAWKRLMDALTVPETYFWREMDQIRALVDVLVPAYFAHTQSQPLRIWSAACATGEEPLSIAMALNEKGWFYRAPIEIYASDVSPKSLNKAKLGVYSERSFRNLPAFLQEKYFCCANDNNYGGFSGQNLPNSSLSKQSPSLNHNEHNFKFSRSNIENNKRVSPEIHSRINWHYANLMDESEIKFLASSNIIFCRNVFIYFSQNSIRKTLQVFAEYMPTPAYLCVAASESLLKLTSDFELQEIGGAFIYVKS